The Podospora bellae-mahoneyi strain CBS 112042 chromosome 7, whole genome shotgun sequence genome includes a window with the following:
- a CDS encoding hypothetical protein (EggNog:ENOG503PH0P) — protein sequence MAKAASACRFIEMRPNQAREKLSRVRHVPFGCGGSVGNRAIKMDKYAIPDEIEYYNNPYEDGQEGWDQGYSDQQYLNQQYPGTNIPRTTYIDQTALTSLATNAGPSYPYLSTGSASHDDPGSYIPPHPGLATQPWDMGPYQVWTTSSLPPTTTYTMTSGAFSDPTATGFPDIAPLSDSLPPIPEQQLVEYPSGYDYSYGQAPPREPSSSPSQLRCDICNENFANQKNWDRHLTSEKHLSNVGEDDPDVPKYRCACTYSVARKDNYRRHLKHCAFRIDFAYVCTCGEPTQDKEYHEQHIDNCGRKRHRRGHKW from the exons ACATGTCCCGTTTGGTTGTGGAGGCTCTGTTGGAAACAGAGCTATAAAGATGGACAAATATGCCATACCGGACGAGATAGAAT ACTACAACAACCCGTACGAGGACGGTCAGGAGGGGTGGGACCAGGGGTACTCGGACCAGCAGTACTTGAACCAGCAGTACCCGGGTACTAACATTCCCCGTACGACTTACATCGACCAGACCGCCCTCACATCTCTTGCCACCAACGCAGGACCTTCGTACCCATATCTCTCCACAGGTTCAGCTAGCCACGACGACCCAGGGTCCTACATACCGCCTCACCCTGGTCTCGCCACTCAACCCTGGGATATGGGACCATACCAAGTCTGGACAACATCGTCTTTACCTCCCACTACTACTTATACCATGACATCCGGCGCTTTCTCTGACCCCACTGCCACCGGCTTCCCGGACATTGCTCCCCTCTCGGACAGCTTGCCTCCCATCCCTGAGCA ACAGCTCGTGGAGTACCCGAGCGGCTACGACTACTCCTACggccaagctcctcctcgagaacccagctcatccccctcccaactcaGATGTGACATCTGCAACGAGAACTTTGCAAATCAAAAGAACTGGGACCGTCACCTCACCTCTGAGAAGCACCTCAGCAACGTCGGTGAGGACGACCCCGACGTCCCAAAGTACAGATGCGCATGCACCTACTCGGTAGCTCGGAAGGACAACTACCGCCGGCACCTCAAGCACTGCGCCTTTCGTATCGACTTTGCCTATGTCTGCACCTGTGGGGAGCCCACTCAGGACAAGGAGTATCATGAGCAGCATATCGACAATTGCGGACGCAAGAGACATAGGAGAGGGCACAAATGGTAG
- a CDS encoding hypothetical protein (CAZy:AA9; COG:G; EggNog:ENOG503NYCR) has protein sequence MPSLSTSLLLLGAAASQALAHSHLAHILVNGVLYNGFDPRPNIANFPNRVGWSSSNADDGYVGPAEYASAEIICHKSGAPPSAHAPVRAGETVHIQWNGWPIGHVGPVLAYIAPCLNTADGCGSVSKTNLRWTKLDDSDPVLAPGEPGTWGSPAGKWATDVMIARNNSWQVEIPRGLKPGPYVLRHEIIALHYAKDKGGAQNYPVCMNLWVEAPVPAVPVPEPFKLDSFDARGFYKETDEGILIDVSASLTGYVVPGPTVAPQARPVGHEQQRQMMSRANGTPVVVVRSTVTQKWTGGAVKRTEAPVVNKGRYFRG, from the coding sequence ATGCCCTCCCTTTcgacctccctcctccttttggGAGCCGCAGCCTCCCAAGCCTTGGCTCACTCCCACCTCGCCCACATCCTCGTCAACGGCGTGCTCTACAACGGCTTCGACCCCCGCCCCAACATCGCCAACTTCCCCAACCGGGTAGGCtggtcctcctccaacgccgacGACGGCTACGTCGGCCCGGCAGAGTACGCCTCCGCCGAGATCATCTGCCACAAGTCCGGCGCTCCCCCCTCGGCCCACGCCCCCGTTCGGGCGGGGGAAACGGTTCACATCCAGTGGAACGGCTGGCCGATCGGCCACGTCGGCCCGGTGCTGGCTTACATCGCCCCCTGCCTCAACACCGCTGACGGGTGCGGATCTGTCTCCAAGACAAACCTCCGCTGGACCAAGCTCGACGACTCCGACCCTGTCCTCGCGCCGGGAGAGCCAGGGACATGGGGAAGTCCGGCGGGGAAGTGGGCGACGGACGTGATGATCGCGAGGAATAACTCGTGGCAGGTGGAGATCCCGCGTGGGCTGAAGCCGGGACCCTATGTCCTCCGTCACGAGATCATCGCGCTTCACTATGCCAAGGACAAGGGAGGCGCGCAGAATTACCCGGTTTGTATGAACCTTTGGGTGGAGGCGCCTGTGCCGGCTGTGCCGGTCCCGGAACCGTTCAAGCTGGACAGTTTCGATGCGAGGGGGTTCTACAAGGAGACGGACGAGGGGATTTTGATTGATGTGTCGGCGAGCTTGACGGGGTATGTGGTTCCTGGGCCGACGGTGGCGCCTCAGGCGAGGCCGGTGGGGCatgagcagcagcggcagatGATGAGCCGGGCGAATGGGACgccggttgttgtggtgaggAGTACGGTTACGCAGAAGTGGACCGGTGGTGCTGTGAAGAGGACTGAGGCGCCGGTGGTGAATAAGGGGAGGTATTTTAGGGGTTAg
- a CDS encoding hypothetical protein (EggNog:ENOG503NX1F; COG:G; CAZy:GT2_Glycos_transf) gives MAPRQDQLRPGIPETPSSSLSLATPDPFRDPSDVDSSAQSASSRRTSGDLPVADVTPPARALTRPPPTQTTKGETITAALPQEEVFNEKAGADVEKGTQPVAFSSTDAEKAGEEAAATPRKKSRNPFKRLYERFRETYCPREEPGLVFPTGPTDEEKMMYLHTNRIPLYIFGLFSFFTLSAGMWLFSVCAPIFAWYGVFVGFLNVYLIISYFVGVVGKDWDYKGHQELVEKYPINDETAPTVDVYLPCCSEPLEIIENTYQHVIKLDWPAAKLKVYVLDDGDQPAIKALAEKYGFNYIVREDRPRLRKAGNLRWAFARTEGEFFAIFDADFCPRPDFLKELVVEHMADPKTAIIQSPQFFRVTDEQTWVEQGAGATQELFYRVVQVNRNKWGASICVGSNAVYRREALVEVGGTAEIGFSEDVHTGFGAVDRGWKVKYVPLCLATGICPNTPRSFFSQQMRWARGSTTLLTTKHFWTSNLSFIQKVCYLCGLLYYSAVSLGIFISPIPGTLLLIFRPEWFKYYNLAFAIPSIIYGSLLFRFWAKAKYGFNVQHVMIVQSYAYLTAIKDRLFGIELLWAASGDKKAHKKSNKFRNMRLLCWFWTILTIGGVISAVTYRLKNDFPWYHTLPLLILNGYNLYIVHYFLFCSWRW, from the exons ATGGCGCCTCGTCAGGATCAGCTTCGGCCCGGGATACCAGAGACCCCGAGTTCCAGTTTAAGCCTGGCCACTCCAGATCCTTTCAGAGACCCATCAGATGTGGACTCGTCAGCACAGAGTGCGTCTTCGAGGAGGACATCTGGA GACCTCCCCGTTGCCGATGTCACCCCTCCTGCAAGAGCACTGACACGGCCGCCCCcaacacaaacaaccaaGGGGGAGACAATC ACTGCCGCTTTACCACAGGAGGAAGTGTTCAATGAAAAGGCCGGTGCTGACGTTGAGAAGGGCACCCAGCCTGTTGCTTTCTCTTCTACTGACGCGGAGAaggccggcgaggaggcAGCCGCTACGCCCAGAAAGAAATCCAGGAATCCATTCAAGCGTCTCTATGAACGCTTCCGGGAGACCTACTGCCCAAGGGAGGAACCAGGCTTGGTCTTCCCCACCGGCCCAaccgacgaggagaagatgatgtACCTGCACACGAACCGCATCCCGCTCTACATCTTTGgcctcttttccttcttcaccctctcgGCTGGCATGTGGCTCTTCTCCGTCTGCGCGCCCATCTTCGCCTGGTACGGTGTCTTTGTCGGCTTCCTCAACGTCTACCTCATCATCTCGTACTTTGTCGGTGTGGTCGGCAAGGATTGGGACTACAAGGGCCACCAGGAGCTGGTCGAAAAGTACCCGATCAACGATGAGACTGCCCCGACGGTGGATGTCTACCTGCCTTGCTGCTCTGAGCCCTTGGAGATTATCGAGAACACCTACCAGCACGTCATCAAGCTTGATTGGCCCGCGGCAAAGCTCAAGGTTTATGTCCTTGACGATGGTGACCAACCGGCCATCAAGGCTCTGGCAGAGAAGTACGGCTTCAACTACATTGTCCGTGAGGACCGTCCAAGGCTGCGTAAAGCGGGCAACCTCCGGTGGGCTTTTGCCAGGACGGAGGGGGAGTTCTTTGCCATCTTTGACGCTGATTTCTGCCCTCGTCCCGATTTCCTCAaggagcttgttgttgagcacATGGCGGATCCAAAGACGGCTATCATCCAGAGTCCGCAGTTTTTCAGGGTGACTGATGAACAGACTTGGGTTGAGCAGGGTGCTGGAGCGACGCAGGAGTTGTTTTATCGCGTGGTGCAGGTGAACCGGAACAAATGGGGTGCGTCGATTTGTGTGGGGAGCAATGCCGTGTACAGGAGGGAGGCGCTGGTCGAGGTGGGAGGGACGGCCGAGATTGGGTTTTCGGAGGATGTTCACACTGG TTTCGGTGCTGTTGACCGCGGCTGGAAGGTCAAGTACGTGCCTCTCTGCTTGGCGACGGGCATCTGCCCCAACACCCCACGCTCCTTTTTCTCGCAGCAGATGCGCTGGGCCAGAGGCAGCACGACACTCCTGACAACCAAGCATTTCTGGACTTCGAACCTTTCCTTCATTCAGAAGGTTTGCTACCTCTGTG GTCTCCTCTACTACTCGGCCGTCTCCCTCGGaatcttcatctcccccatcccgggcaccctcctcctcatcttccgcCCCGAATGGTTCAAGTACTACAACCTCGCCTTcgccatcccctccatcatctacGGCTCCCTGCTCTTCCGCTTCTGGGCCAAGGCCAAATACGGCTTCAACGTCCAGCACGTCATGATAGTCCAGTCGTACGCCTACCTCACGGCCATCAAAGACCGCCTGTTTGGAATTGAGCTCCTCTGGGCGGCGTCGGGCGACAAGAAGGCGcacaagaagagcaacaagTTTAGAAACATGAGGCTGCTCTGTTGGTTCTGGACGATACTGACGATTGGCGGTGTGATTAGCGCGGTGACGTACAGGTTAAAGAATGACTTTCCTTGGTATCACACGCTGCCGTTGTTGATACTGAATGGGTATAATTTGTATATTGTGCATtactttttgttttgttcttgGAGGTGGTAA
- a CDS encoding hypothetical protein (COG:G; EggNog:ENOG503P5H2; CAZy:GH12): protein MQCLGHAIVLVLLCIKQTSASSGSYDATVCNQKTYTSRSGELIYVPNAWNPDGQGFQCMSDSQVRDSPPAFDATWKWPSAADTVHSYPHVKLTAPALPVTLSNISAMHLTGKWSMGAGSTPAPRLSVDTSALADLDVTANVAFDMFADRNADKSVKETMAETEIMIWLGRFGHAQPLGWNENRPRISLTLGNVDFTLYYGKNQRGTNVFSWVAEGNALSFSAEVSPLLQYLWREGLVSAGSFVGVVAFGSEAFRSVENVTFSATDFDMVLDTGAAPTLPPEELPKSKSGAARAAPDTRAASWSWTWLVVLNMSIIGSVGAVLL from the exons ATGCAGTGCCTGGGCCACGCAATTGTCCTGGTTCTATTATGCATCAAACAGACTTCTGCAAGCTCTGGCTCGTACGATGCAACCGTCTGCAACCAAAAGACTTATACGAGCCGATCGGGCGAGTTGATAT ATGTTCCAAATGCGTGGAATCCTGACGGCCAGGGCTTTCAGTGCATGTCG GATTCCCAGGTTCGAGACTCACCGCCGGCCTTTGATGCCACTTGGAAATGGCCCTCGGCGGCGGATACGGTGCACTCCTACCCCCACGTTAAGCTGACAGCCCCGGCTCTCCCCGTCACGCTATCCAACATCTCGGCAATGCATCTGACAGGGAAATGGTCCATGGGGGCGGGATCGACACCGGCACCGAGACTGAGTGTTGATACCTCAGCCTTGGCCGACCTTGACGTGACGGCTAATGTGGCCTTCGACATGTTTGCTGATCGCAATGCGGACAAGTCTGTCAAGGAAACCATGGCCGAGACGGAAATCATGATTTGGCTCGGGAGATTTGGACATGCGCAGCCTCTTGGATGGAACGAAAACAGACCTCGCATAAGTCTCACCTTGGGCAATGTGGACTT CACCTTGTACTACGGAAAAAACCAGAGAGGTACCAACGTATTCTCGTGGGTGGCCGAGGGAAACGCGCTGAGCTTCTCGGCAGAGGTCTCGCCCCTTTTGCAATACCTCTGGCGCGAAGGCCTTGTCTCAGCTGGCTCGTTTGTCGGCGTGGTGGCTTTTGGATCAGAAGCATTCCGTTCTGTGGAAAATGTCACCTTTTCGGCCACGGACTTCGATATGGTGCTCGACACCGGAGCAGCCCCAACACTGCCGCCCGAGGAGCTTCCCAAGTCCAAGTCAGGTGCTGCTCGGGCCGCCCCAGACACTCGAGCAGCATCATGGTCATGGACATGGTTGGTAGTGTTGAACATGTCGATCATCGGAAGTGTTGGTGCTGTACTATTATAA